In Numida meleagris isolate 19003 breed g44 Domestic line chromosome 3, NumMel1.0, whole genome shotgun sequence, the following are encoded in one genomic region:
- the ABRACL gene encoding costars family protein ABRACL: MVFVPASSGSRKRRWERTTMNVEHEINLLVEEIRRLGTKNADGQVSVKFGVLFADEKCANLFEALVGTLKAAKRRKIVTYQGELLLQGVHDNVDIMLLQD, from the exons ATGGTGTTCGTGCCTGCGTCTTCCGGCAGTAGAAAGCGGCGGTGGGAGCGG aCCACAATGAACGTGGAACATGAGATTAACCTCTTAGTTGAGGAGATTCGACGGCTGGGGACCAAAA ATGCCGATGGACAAGTGAGTGTGAAATTTGGTGTGCTCTTTGCTGATGAAAAGTGTGCCAACCTCTTTGAAGCCCTAGTGGGAACTCTTAAGGCTGCAAAACGACGGAAGATTGTCACTTATCAAGGAGAGCTGCTTTTACAAGGTGTTCATGACAACGTTGATATCATGCTACTGCAGGACTGA